A portion of the Sebastes fasciatus isolate fSebFas1 chromosome 2, fSebFas1.pri, whole genome shotgun sequence genome contains these proteins:
- the txlng gene encoding gamma-taxilin — METTGVCEIDVATRRIVGGSDSPPDLDSPCQEEVAGFGLGLCCAEEVRGETPGREDSPSDLGEAELDPGGDLKAEDQAFGKEVALLMHALNSLATPEEKLAALCKKYADLLEESRCMQKRLKALQKKQSQIVKEKIHLQGEHSKAILARSKLESLCRELQRHNKTLKDENAQRSREYEEQRKEAMLHFQMTLTDIEVQMEQHSSHNTKLRQENMELAEKLKKLIEQYELREEHIDKVFKHKELQQQLMDAKLQRITEMMREVEEKQQRERDFLLKDATESRRKCELMKEQETQLKQQLSLYMDKFEEFQSTLAKSNEVFTTFRQEMEKMTKKIKKLEKETTQWRTKWESNNQALLQMAEEKTLRDGHFKALQGKLELLERLCRALQKERNDLNNQLSLLQEQEQKDKDKDKGTTAPPEAQPREPSPGEEDGGDDDVAGKEKDEEEEEAEEEDEEGLAQGDVLETEGIHQASRPPELDPTPAATDTTTTATTTPSQPAETPTSQQD, encoded by the exons ATGGAGACAACAGGAGTTTGTGAGATTGATGTGGCGACCAGAAGAATCGTGGGAGGTAGTGACTCTCCACCCGACCTGGACAGCCCATGTCAG GAGGAGGTTGCAGGCTTTGGTTTGGGGTTGTGCTGTGCTGAGGAGGTGAGGGGGGAAACTCCAGGCAGAGAGGACAGTCCCAGCGACCTGGGGGAGGCAGAGCTCGACCCCGGAGGAGACCTCAAGGCAGAGGACCAGGCTTTTG GAAAGGAGGTTGCTCTTTTGATGCACGCCCTGAACTCCCTGGCTACTCCTGAGGAGAAACTAGCTGCTTTGTGCAAGAAATATGCCGACCTG TTGGAGGAGAGCCGCTGCATGCAGAAGCGTCTGAAAGCGCTGCAGAAGAAACAGTCTCAGATAGTGAAGGAGAAGATCCACCTGCAGGGGGAGCACAGCAAGGCCATCCTGGCCCGCAGCAAGCTGGAGAGCCTCTGTAGGGAGCTGCAGAGACACAACAAGACACTGAAG GACGAAAACGCCCAGCGGTCCAGGGAGTACGAGGAGCAGCGGAAGGAGGCCATGCTTCACTTCCAGATGACCTTGACCGACATCGAGGTGCAGATGGAACAGCATAGCTCCCACAACACCAAGCTGAGGCAGGAGAACATGGAGCTGGCCGAGAAGCTCAAAAAGCTCATCGAGCAGTACGAGCTCCGAGAGGAG CACATAGACAAGGTGTTCAAGCacaaggagctgcagcagcagctgatggaCGCCAAGCTGCAGAGAATCACCGAGATGatgagagaggtggaggagaagcagcaaagagagagagacttt CTGCTGAAGGACGCCACGGAGTCCAGACGCAAGTGTGAGCTGATGAAGGAGCAAGAAACACAGCTCAAACAACAG CTCTCGCTGTACATGGACAAGTTTGAGGAGTTTCAGAGCACTCTAGCTAAAAGCAACGAAGTCTTCACCACCTTCAGACAGGAGATGGAGAAG ATGACGAAGAAGATCAAGAAGCTGGAGAAGGAGACGACACAGTGGAGGACCAAATGGGAGAGCAACAACCAGGCCCTGCTGCAGATGGCCGAGGAG aAAACTCTGCGTGATGGCCACTTCAAGGCCCTGCAGGGGaagctggagctgctggagaggCTGTGCAGAGCCCTGCAGAAGGAGAGGAACGACCTCAACAACCAGCTCAGCCTCCtccaggagcaggagcagaaagacaaagacaaagacaaagggACCACAGCACCTCCTGAAGCCCAGCCACGGGAGCCCTCCCCCGGGGAGGAAGATGGCGGCGATGATGACGTGGCGGGGAAGgagaaggatgaggaggaggaggaggcagaagaggaagatgaggagggcTTGGCTCAGGGTGACGTGCTGGAGACGGAGGGCATCCACCAAGCCTCCAGACCACCTGAACTGGACCCCACACCGGCTGCTACTGACACAACCACTACTGCTACGACGACGCCCAGCCAGCCTGCAGAGACACCGACCTCACAGCAGGACTGA